The Candidatus Nealsonbacteria bacterium CG07_land_8_20_14_0_80_39_13 genome window below encodes:
- the xseA gene encoding exodeoxyribonuclease VII large subunit, whose translation MREMMEEKQKDEKIISVSNYIKILNQGLREFTGKIIGEVSEVKFGPSGHVYFSLKDEGDKSVISCIIWRYKYQLYGIELREGLKIIASGHPEIYAPTGRISFLAEVIEHAGEGELKKEYERLKKKLSEEGLFAEEKKRKIPAYIQRIGMITSLNGAVIADFSNNLGKFGFKVKMIDSRVEGQTAAAEILSSIRTFKKQNIEALVIMRGGGSLESMLAFNNELLVREVANFPVPVIVAIGHHKDVPLMALVADIAVSTPSIATTMLTESWKQASLLLERHERNIISKYSDFIFEKYKKIENGLKISLGNFKNALLNVRIGLGSSLDKSLAGFSSLLLRTSQQLTQAEKIIGLNDPERQLMLGYSITRCNNKIVRSIKNVKIGEGIDVQVSDGKINSQIINIAK comes from the coding sequence ATGAGAGAGATGATGGAGGAAAAACAAAAAGATGAAAAAATTATCTCGGTTTCTAATTATATCAAAATTTTAAATCAGGGATTGAGGGAATTCACCGGAAAAATAATCGGAGAAGTAAGCGAAGTAAAATTCGGCCCCTCCGGCCATGTTTATTTTTCCCTGAAAGATGAAGGGGATAAAAGCGTCATCAGCTGTATAATTTGGAGATACAAATACCAACTCTACGGAATTGAATTAAGGGAAGGATTGAAAATTATCGCTTCCGGCCATCCTGAAATATACGCGCCGACAGGAAGAATTTCTTTTCTGGCTGAAGTGATTGAGCATGCCGGAGAAGGGGAGCTGAAAAAAGAATATGAAAGATTAAAAAAGAAACTTAGCGAAGAGGGCCTTTTCGCCGAGGAAAAGAAAAGGAAAATTCCCGCTTACATCCAGAGAATCGGAATGATAACATCCTTAAACGGAGCGGTAATCGCGGATTTTTCCAATAATCTGGGGAAATTCGGCTTTAAAGTCAAAATGATTGATTCCCGCGTTGAGGGACAGACGGCTGCGGCTGAAATTTTATCTTCAATCAGAACATTCAAAAAACAAAACATTGAGGCTTTGGTTATTATGCGCGGAGGAGGTTCTTTAGAGTCAATGCTGGCCTTTAATAATGAACTGTTGGTCAGAGAGGTAGCAAACTTTCCTGTTCCGGTTATTGTCGCCATCGGCCACCACAAAGACGTTCCTCTTATGGCCTTAGTGGCTGATATTGCGGTTTCTACGCCTAGTATCGCCACTACAATGCTTACGGAATCATGGAAACAAGCGTCCCTGTTGCTGGAAAGGCATGAAAGAAACATAATCAGTAAATATAGCGATTTCATTTTTGAAAAATACAAAAAAATTGAGAATGGGCTAAAAATCTCTCTTGGAAATTTTAAAAACGCCTTGTTAAATGTTAGAATTGGCTTAGGAAGTTCGCTTGATAAATCTTTAGCGGGATTCAGCTCTTTGCTTTTAAGAACCAGCCAACAATTGACGCAGGCGGAAAAAATTATCGGACTTAATGATCCTGAACGACAATTAATGCTCGGCTACAGTATCACCAGATGCAATAATAAAATCGTCAGAAGTATAAAAAATGTTAAAATAGGGGAGGGCATAGATGTTCAAGTCTCTGACGGGAAAATCAACTCACAAATAATTAACATAGCCAAGTAG
- a CDS encoding desulfoferrodoxin has translation MTELKQIFKCAICGNIVEVLHSGKGELVCCGQPMGLLAEKTEDVGQEKHLPIIEKSETGVKIKIGSIPHPMEQEHYIEWIEVIAGPNTYRKFLSPGTQAEAEFKIEADKIEAMEKIEVMGKIKVRAYCNIHGLWKTL, from the coding sequence ATGACGGAATTAAAACAAATTTTTAAGTGCGCGATTTGCGGAAATATCGTTGAGGTTTTGCATAGCGGGAAAGGGGAGTTAGTCTGTTGCGGACAACCAATGGGTCTTTTGGCGGAAAAAACAGAGGATGTCGGCCAAGAGAAGCACCTACCGATTATAGAAAAATCAGAAACAGGCGTTAAGATAAAAATCGGCTCAATTCCTCACCCGATGGAGCAGGAACATTATATAGAATGGATAGAAGTAATCGCCGGCCCCAATACCTATAGAAAATTTCTAAGCCCCGGGACTCAAGCGGAAGCTGAATTTAAGATTGAGGCAGATAAAATTGAAGCCATGGAGAAAATTGAAGTTATGGGGAAGATTAAGGTCAGAGCCTATTGCAATATTCACGGCCTCTGGAAAACTTTATAG
- the typA gene encoding translational GTPase TypA, which yields MEIRNIAIIAHVDHGKTALTDSLMRQTGAFKEGVSMDTNALEQERGITIYAKNASVYYKGTKINIIDTPGHADFGSEVERVLRSIDCVLLVVDAQEGPMPQTRFVLKKSLELGLKPIVVINKIDKQAADPARCEEQVLELFLELGANDEQANFPFIYAIGRDGIAKKNLADDSKNLTPLLDLILEKVPAASSPELEKKTLMLQPFNLGYDNFMGRLAIGRIYEGTASVGKNVFVKKPDGETRAGKLTKIFSFEGLERKEINEAVAGDIVMVAGLPDIYIGETITTDPEAKPLPAITIDEPTISLNFLVNNSPFAGREGQFVTSRELRDYLRRELEVNVGLRVDFESPESFKVFGRGELHIEILLENMRRAGYEVQVSQPQVIIKEENGKKLEPFEEVIVDVPSEYKGSVIERLGNRSFVLMDLTDNIETVRLTLEGPTRGLLGYKNQFIIDTKGNGILSSRVLGFRPYAGEIRKRNVGSMASMADGKALSYALWCLQERGVLYIGPGTQVYTGMVIGNTSKGEEMAVNPTKGKHLTNVRAAYSDDAINLVPPMELTIERGLEVMTEDEYLEVTPKNVRLRKQFLTKQDRAKIKRQSE from the coding sequence ATGGAAATTAGAAACATAGCTATCATTGCTCACGTTGACCATGGCAAGACTGCCTTAACCGATTCCTTGATGCGTCAAACAGGAGCATTCAAAGAAGGAGTCTCTATGGACACAAACGCGCTTGAACAAGAGCGCGGTATTACAATTTACGCAAAAAATGCCTCTGTTTATTATAAGGGGACAAAAATCAATATCATTGACACTCCCGGCCACGCTGACTTCGGCTCTGAAGTGGAAAGAGTTTTACGTTCTATAGATTGCGTACTTCTGGTTGTTGATGCTCAAGAAGGTCCGATGCCACAGACCCGTTTTGTTTTGAAAAAATCTCTTGAATTAGGATTAAAACCGATTGTCGTCATCAACAAAATAGACAAACAGGCCGCTGACCCGGCAAGATGCGAAGAGCAGGTTCTGGAACTCTTCCTTGAACTGGGAGCCAATGACGAACAGGCTAATTTTCCGTTTATCTACGCTATCGGCCGAGACGGCATCGCCAAAAAAAATCTCGCTGACGATTCCAAAAATCTGACCCCTCTCCTTGATCTGATACTTGAAAAAGTTCCGGCGGCATCCTCACCTGAACTGGAGAAAAAAACGCTCATGCTTCAGCCTTTTAATCTCGGCTACGACAATTTCATGGGACGATTAGCCATAGGCAGAATCTATGAAGGAACCGCCTCTGTCGGAAAAAATGTTTTCGTCAAAAAACCGGACGGAGAAACACGAGCGGGAAAACTGACGAAAATATTTTCCTTTGAAGGACTGGAAAGAAAAGAAATAAATGAAGCAGTCGCCGGCGATATTGTTATGGTTGCCGGGTTGCCTGATATTTATATCGGAGAAACAATAACAACAGACCCTGAAGCAAAACCATTGCCGGCCATCACCATTGATGAACCAACAATATCTCTTAATTTTCTGGTTAATAATTCTCCTTTTGCCGGACGGGAAGGCCAATTCGTAACCTCGCGTGAACTGCGCGATTATTTAAGAAGGGAATTGGAAGTTAACGTCGGCTTAAGGGTTGATTTTGAATCTCCTGAAAGCTTTAAGGTTTTCGGAAGGGGAGAACTCCACATTGAAATCTTGCTTGAAAACATGCGCCGAGCCGGCTATGAAGTCCAGGTTTCCCAACCGCAAGTTATCATCAAAGAAGAAAACGGAAAGAAACTGGAACCGTTTGAGGAAGTGATTGTCGATGTTCCCAGCGAATATAAGGGCTCTGTTATTGAACGGCTGGGAAATCGCAGTTTTGTTTTGATGGATTTGACTGACAATATAGAAACCGTCCGCCTGACCCTTGAAGGTCCGACGCGAGGACTATTGGGGTATAAAAATCAATTCATCATAGACACAAAAGGAAACGGCATCCTTTCTTCACGCGTTTTAGGCTTTAGGCCTTACGCCGGAGAAATACGCAAGCGCAATGTCGGCTCTATGGCCTCCATGGCTGACGGAAAAGCCCTTAGCTACGCGCTTTGGTGCCTACAAGAAAGAGGAGTGCTCTACATTGGTCCGGGAACACAAGTTTATACCGGAATGGTAATAGGAAACACATCTAAGGGCGAAGAAATGGCTGTTAACCCAACCAAGGGGAAACATTTAACCAATGTTCGAGCTGCTTACTCCGACGACGCCATCAATCTCGTTCCGCCTATGGAATTAACCATTGAAAGAGGGCTTGAGGTTATGACTGAAGACGAATATCTGGAAGTTACCCCTAAGAATGTCCGGCTCCGCAAACAATTTCTCACCAAGCAAGATCGCGCTAAGATAAAAAGACAATCAGAGTAA